A window of the Parvularcula bermudensis HTCC2503 genome harbors these coding sequences:
- a CDS encoding Fur family transcriptional regulator, with amino-acid sequence MSTTALGIVPYAEKRWREDCRNHSLPHNARLVLEALRRTDEPLKAYGLLEQLLDKGISAPMTVYRALDRLIDEGLVRKINALNAFVAVPAPPDEAAAYLVCRQCGKLRVEPLDLSVQAYLTSLGLEPHNTYIEAFYDCRKCLAQVDRPLRDAG; translated from the coding sequence ATGTCCACAACCGCTCTTGGCATCGTTCCGTATGCCGAAAAGCGGTGGCGAGAGGATTGTCGCAATCATTCGTTGCCGCATAATGCACGGCTGGTACTCGAGGCGCTTCGTCGAACTGACGAGCCGCTAAAGGCCTATGGCCTTCTTGAGCAGCTACTAGACAAAGGCATCAGTGCGCCCATGACCGTCTACCGGGCGCTGGATCGACTGATCGATGAGGGCCTTGTGCGTAAAATCAACGCGCTGAACGCTTTTGTCGCCGTTCCCGCCCCCCCCGACGAAGCTGCTGCGTATTTGGTGTGTCGTCAGTGTGGGAAGCTCCGTGTCGAGCCGCTCGATCTTTCGGTTCAGGCTTATCTGACAAGCTTGGGGCTCGAACCTCACAACACCTATATTGAGGCGTTTTACGACTGCCGAAAATGCCTTGCGCAGGTCGACCGCCCCTTACGAGACGCCGGTTGA
- a CDS encoding nucleotidyl transferase AbiEii/AbiGii toxin family protein — translation MTLLHELPDFADLIAVAARNNTIDPGLIEKDYWLMHCLWGLQQLDYKFELKGGTSLSKGYGLIDRFSEDIDILIHPETDLQYGPNHNKPAQVQARLEFFNGLAEAIKIPGIIEVVRDEEFDDTRHYRGAGIRLKYESVNPLPEGLKAGILLEVGFDQVAPNRPCTISSWAYELAVESGIADLTDTRAVDVPCYEPGYTFVEKLQTISTKFRKQQVDGGMPVNFMRHYYDVYCLLADASVIEFIGTDAYKDHKAKRFRKADEPDLTRNEAFLLSDAETRKAYADAYAKSRALYYRDPAPFDDILARISERLPEL, via the coding sequence GTGACGCTTCTGCACGAGCTGCCTGACTTTGCCGACCTGATCGCTGTTGCTGCGCGAAACAACACCATCGACCCGGGGCTCATCGAAAAGGACTATTGGCTGATGCACTGCCTCTGGGGACTGCAGCAGCTTGACTATAAGTTTGAGCTGAAAGGCGGAACTTCGCTGTCAAAGGGATACGGCCTCATCGACCGTTTTTCGGAAGACATCGACATCCTGATCCACCCAGAGACCGACCTTCAGTATGGTCCAAACCACAATAAGCCTGCGCAGGTACAAGCGCGTCTCGAATTCTTCAACGGTCTGGCCGAAGCCATCAAAATTCCCGGCATTATCGAAGTGGTCCGCGACGAAGAGTTCGACGACACACGCCATTATCGCGGCGCGGGCATTCGATTGAAGTATGAGTCGGTGAATCCACTACCAGAAGGGCTGAAGGCAGGCATCCTGCTCGAAGTCGGGTTCGACCAGGTGGCGCCCAACCGGCCATGTACGATTTCGTCCTGGGCCTACGAACTTGCAGTGGAGAGTGGGATTGCAGACCTGACCGACACCCGCGCGGTCGATGTGCCTTGCTATGAGCCGGGCTATACTTTTGTCGAAAAGCTCCAGACCATCTCAACGAAATTTCGAAAGCAGCAGGTGGACGGCGGTATGCCTGTCAACTTCATGCGCCACTATTATGACGTGTACTGCCTGCTCGCTGACGCCTCGGTGATCGAGTTCATCGGAACAGACGCGTACAAGGACCACAAGGCCAAAAGGTTCCGCAAGGCAGATGAACCGGACCTCACCAGGAACGAAGCCTTTCTGTTGAGCGACGCAGAAACGCGAAAGGCGTACGCGGACGCTTATGCAAAGTCACGAGCGCTTTACTACAGGGACCCCGCACCCTTTGACGATATTCTGGCGCGCATCAGCGAGCGCCTGCCGGAACTTTGA